The Streptomyces europaeiscabiei genome window below encodes:
- a CDS encoding MerR family transcriptional regulator gives MHIDGPDDLLTIGAFAARARLSAKALRLYDRLGLLTPAYVDEVNGYRYYRAGQVERARLVALLRQLDMPLSRIAEIVDVVEPAGTRAAELLAAYWAGAEERFASQRTLAAYLRGRLSGTESGMDETYGKFTVETVDTAPQVLLTQSRHTLADELPTWIGASLGRLEEGAAACGGTTGAPFVVYHSEVSMESDGPAESCVPVADEGAARAWAAEHGRAWETKVRVEPARRLVYTRITKAQVAHPQIIAAFEAVERWIAAQGLEVTGPCREIYFADWDAAGPEDPVCDVAFPVAS, from the coding sequence TTCGCCGCCCGCGCGCGGCTGTCGGCGAAGGCGCTGCGGCTGTACGACCGGCTGGGGCTGCTCACGCCGGCGTACGTCGACGAGGTGAACGGCTACCGGTACTACCGGGCCGGCCAGGTCGAACGTGCCCGTCTGGTGGCCCTGCTGCGCCAGCTCGACATGCCGCTCTCGCGGATCGCGGAGATCGTGGACGTCGTCGAGCCGGCCGGCACGCGGGCCGCCGAGCTGCTCGCCGCGTACTGGGCCGGGGCCGAGGAACGGTTCGCGTCACAGCGGACCCTTGCCGCCTACCTCCGTGGACGTTTGTCGGGAACGGAGTCAGGTATGGACGAGACGTACGGGAAGTTCACGGTCGAGACGGTCGATACGGCCCCGCAGGTGCTGCTGACCCAGTCGCGGCACACGCTCGCGGACGAGTTGCCGACGTGGATCGGGGCGTCGCTGGGGCGGCTGGAGGAGGGCGCGGCGGCGTGCGGCGGGACCACCGGCGCGCCGTTCGTCGTGTATCACTCCGAGGTGTCCATGGAGAGTGACGGGCCTGCGGAGTCGTGTGTGCCGGTGGCCGACGAGGGCGCGGCGCGGGCGTGGGCGGCCGAGCACGGGCGAGCCTGGGAGACGAAGGTCCGCGTGGAGCCGGCGAGGCGGCTCGTGTACACCCGGATCACCAAGGCCCAGGTGGCCCATCCGCAGATCATCGCGGCGTTCGAGGCGGTAGAGCGGTGGATCGCCGCGCAGGGCCTGGAGGTCACCGGCCCGTGCCGTGAGATCTACTTCGCGGACTGGGACGCGGCGGGCCCCGAGGACCCGGTGTGCGACGTGGCGTTCCCGGTCGCATCCTGA